A single region of the Hyalangium ruber genome encodes:
- a CDS encoding ABC transporter ATP-binding protein — MSTTVSESVKPEGVTVTAASSAAEVVPQKALIQLEAVTKVFETEEVETHALSDVHLTVRPGEWLSIVGPSGSGKTTLLAVLGLLDTSTKGTYLLDGKSVLDLSPTERALVRNRHIGFIFQSFNLIGDLSVYENVELPLTYRGMGADERRKRVEKALDRVGMSHRARHMPGQLSGGQQQRVAVARAVAGDPLILLADEPTGNLDSKNGESVMQLLSELHQGGATLIMVTHDPAQARLGTRTVSLFDGRIVQDERLR, encoded by the coding sequence ATGAGTACGACGGTTTCTGAGAGCGTGAAGCCCGAGGGCGTGACGGTGACGGCGGCCTCGAGCGCGGCGGAGGTGGTGCCGCAGAAGGCCCTCATCCAGCTGGAGGCCGTGACGAAGGTCTTCGAGACGGAGGAGGTGGAGACCCACGCCCTCTCGGACGTCCACCTCACGGTGCGGCCGGGCGAGTGGCTGTCCATCGTCGGCCCCTCCGGCTCGGGGAAGACGACGCTGCTGGCGGTGCTGGGACTGCTGGATACCTCCACCAAGGGCACCTACCTGCTGGACGGCAAGTCGGTGCTGGACTTGTCCCCCACGGAGCGGGCGCTGGTGCGCAACCGGCACATCGGCTTCATCTTCCAGAGCTTCAACCTGATCGGCGACCTGTCCGTGTACGAGAACGTGGAGCTGCCGCTCACGTACCGGGGCATGGGCGCGGACGAGCGGCGCAAGCGGGTGGAGAAGGCGCTGGATCGGGTGGGGATGAGCCACCGGGCGCGGCACATGCCCGGGCAGCTGTCGGGCGGTCAGCAGCAGCGCGTGGCGGTGGCGCGCGCGGTGGCGGGCGATCCGCTGATCCTCCTGGCGGACGAGCCCACGGGCAACCTGGACTCGAAGAACGGCGAGTCGGTGATGCAGCTCTTGTCGGAGCTGCACCAGGGTGGGGCGACGCTGATCATGGTGACGCACGATCCGGCGCAAGCGCGGCTGGGCACGCGCACGGTGAGCCTCTTCGACGGACGCATCGTCCAGGACGAGCGCCTGCGCTAG
- a CDS encoding HlyD family secretion protein: MDIPRTRKPNRKPWLFAAAGVLALVAITVGLSRLRAAAPTVERGSVWLDTVKRGPMLRQVKGAGTLVPEHIRWLTADTAGRVERIHVRPGAPVEADTVLMELSNPDVQLQALEAERQLASAEAELIALRTTLETQRISQEVALASLEADSAHASRQAQATVALLDRSYVPTLEAQQAREKAGEMGQRLALERKRLSVLQASSQEQLAAQRGQIERLKAVARFRRTQVESMQVKAGEAGVLTELPLELGQWVTPGTVLAKVVKPERLKAELRIAETQARDIQVGQKAQVDTRNGVVEGTVSRVAPAASQGTVRVEVTLPGELPRGARPDLTVEGTVELERLGEVLSVGRPAGAQPNSTMTLFRLLPGSDEAVRVPVQLGRGSVNAIEVVQGLTEGDQVVLSDMTAWDAVERVRVR, encoded by the coding sequence GTGGACATTCCTCGGACTCGCAAACCCAATCGCAAGCCCTGGCTCTTCGCGGCTGCCGGAGTGCTCGCGCTGGTGGCCATCACGGTGGGCCTGTCGCGGCTGCGGGCCGCCGCGCCCACCGTGGAGCGCGGCAGCGTGTGGCTGGATACGGTGAAGCGGGGGCCCATGCTGCGCCAGGTGAAGGGCGCGGGTACCCTCGTCCCCGAGCACATCCGCTGGCTCACCGCCGACACCGCCGGCCGCGTCGAGCGCATCCACGTGCGCCCCGGCGCCCCCGTGGAGGCGGACACCGTGCTCATGGAGCTGTCCAACCCGGACGTGCAGCTGCAGGCGCTCGAGGCCGAGCGGCAGCTCGCCAGCGCCGAGGCGGAGCTCATCGCCCTGCGCACCACGCTGGAGACGCAGCGCATCTCCCAGGAGGTCGCCCTCGCCAGCCTGGAGGCCGACTCCGCTCACGCCAGCCGTCAGGCCCAGGCCACCGTGGCGCTGCTGGACCGGTCCTATGTGCCCACGCTGGAGGCCCAGCAGGCGCGCGAGAAGGCCGGCGAGATGGGCCAGCGCCTGGCCCTGGAGCGCAAGCGCCTGAGCGTCCTGCAGGCCAGCTCCCAAGAGCAGCTCGCGGCTCAGCGGGGGCAGATTGAAAGATTGAAAGCGGTGGCGCGCTTCCGCCGTACCCAGGTGGAGTCGATGCAGGTGAAGGCCGGGGAGGCGGGGGTGCTCACCGAGCTGCCGCTGGAGCTGGGGCAGTGGGTCACGCCGGGCACGGTGCTGGCCAAGGTGGTGAAGCCCGAGCGGCTGAAGGCGGAGCTGCGCATCGCGGAGACGCAGGCGCGCGACATCCAGGTGGGCCAGAAGGCCCAGGTGGACACGCGCAACGGGGTGGTGGAAGGCACGGTGTCGCGCGTGGCGCCTGCGGCGAGCCAGGGCACGGTGCGGGTGGAAGTGACGCTGCCGGGAGAGCTGCCCCGGGGCGCGCGGCCGGATCTCACGGTGGAGGGCACGGTGGAGCTGGAGCGGCTGGGCGAGGTGCTCTCGGTGGGGCGGCCGGCGGGCGCGCAGCCCAACTCCACCATGACGCTCTTCCGGCTGCTGCCGGGCAGCGACGAGGCGGTGCGGGTGCCGGTGCAGCTGGGGCGGGGCTCTGTGAACGCCATCGAGGTGGTGCAGGGCCTTACCGAGGGTGACCAGGTGGTGCTCTCGGACATGACCGCGTGGGACGCGGTGGAGCGAGTGAGAGTGCGATGA
- a CDS encoding polysaccharide deacetylase family protein, producing MHWKRWGVGVLLVLGGLIGLWRLSNARGFQLFGALHHRVEISERVVALTFDDGPGPANTPAVLELLSRHQVKATFFMVGRNIESHRELAARVLAEGHQLGNHSYSHERLVLRSPSFVEQEISRTDALLREVGVRGDIPFRAPFGKKLFVLPWVLSRQGRPHVTFDVVPDDHATQDAALITSRVLEATQPGSIILLHDGWAPKPGSIEAAGRIIESLKAQGYRFVTVSELLALGGVAPARG from the coding sequence ATGCACTGGAAACGATGGGGTGTGGGAGTCCTGCTCGTCCTGGGAGGGCTGATCGGCCTGTGGCGCCTGTCGAACGCGCGCGGCTTCCAGCTCTTTGGAGCGCTGCACCACCGGGTGGAGATCTCCGAGCGCGTGGTGGCGCTCACCTTCGATGATGGGCCCGGCCCTGCCAATACGCCGGCCGTCCTCGAGCTGCTCTCGCGCCACCAGGTGAAGGCCACCTTCTTCATGGTGGGTCGGAACATCGAGAGCCACCGGGAGCTCGCCGCCCGGGTGCTCGCCGAGGGGCACCAGCTCGGCAACCATTCCTACTCGCACGAGCGGCTCGTCCTCCGCTCTCCCTCCTTCGTCGAGCAGGAGATCTCCCGGACCGATGCCCTGCTGCGTGAGGTGGGCGTGCGCGGGGACATTCCCTTCCGCGCTCCCTTCGGCAAGAAGCTGTTCGTCCTGCCCTGGGTGCTCTCGCGCCAGGGGCGCCCGCACGTCACCTTCGACGTGGTGCCCGATGACCATGCCACGCAGGATGCCGCGCTCATCACTTCCCGGGTGCTCGAGGCCACACAGCCCGGCTCCATCATCCTGCTGCACGATGGCTGGGCCCCGAAGCCGGGCTCCATCGAGGCCGCCGGGCGCATCATCGAGAGCCTGAAGGCCCAGGGGTACCGCTTCGTCACCGTGTCCGAGCTGCTCGCTCTGGGGGGCGTGGCCCCGGCACGAGGTTGA
- the hisIE gene encoding bifunctional phosphoribosyl-AMP cyclohydrolase/phosphoribosyl-ATP diphosphatase HisIE yields MLDISKLDFTKGNGLVTVVTQDAASGDVLMVAHADREALERTLATGEMHYRSRTRGLWHKGATSGNVQRVVSLSADCDGDAVLARVQKAGPACHTGEETCFGPGRFDALVALDATISERAAKAPEPGQKPSYTRRLLDDRNLRLKKIGEEGAELVTACADGDKARAVEEAADVLYHLLVAVRPLGLTLEDVKQVLSKRAASPPR; encoded by the coding sequence ATGCTGGACATCTCCAAGCTCGACTTCACCAAGGGCAACGGGCTGGTCACCGTGGTGACGCAGGACGCGGCCTCCGGTGACGTGTTGATGGTGGCGCACGCGGACCGCGAGGCCCTGGAGCGCACCCTGGCCACCGGCGAGATGCACTACCGCTCGCGCACCCGAGGGCTGTGGCACAAGGGCGCCACCAGCGGCAATGTGCAGCGCGTGGTGTCCCTCAGCGCCGACTGTGATGGAGACGCTGTCCTCGCGCGCGTCCAGAAGGCGGGCCCTGCCTGCCACACCGGCGAGGAGACGTGCTTCGGCCCGGGCCGGTTCGATGCCCTGGTGGCGCTGGATGCCACCATCTCCGAGCGGGCCGCCAAGGCGCCCGAGCCCGGACAGAAGCCCAGCTACACGCGGCGGCTCCTGGACGACCGGAACCTGCGGCTGAAGAAGATCGGCGAGGAGGGCGCGGAGCTCGTCACCGCTTGCGCCGATGGTGACAAGGCGCGCGCGGTGGAGGAGGCGGCCGACGTCCTCTACCACCTGCTCGTGGCCGTGCGCCCCCTGGGCCTTACCCTGGAGGACGTGAAACAGGTGCTCTCCAAGCGCGCCGCCAGTCCTCCCCGTTGA
- the hisN gene encoding histidinol-phosphatase, with protein MTTEAQGLMQAAAEVARKSGDVALEFFRRGVTVDIKGDGTPVTVADRTSEQTARDWIEARFPQDGILGEEFGETRPGARRRWILDPIDGTKTFIRGVPLWGTLVAVAEGERILAGAAYFPAVNDLLVAAPGAGCFWNDKRTQVSSVAQLSQAVVLSTDERFLQFPERGKAWRELAAKVSMDRTWGDCYGYLLVATGRAEVMVDELLSPWDAAALQPIIEEAGGVFTDWAGARTSFGGNGIATNAALSSQVRELLGANKRA; from the coding sequence ATGACGACCGAAGCGCAAGGGTTGATGCAGGCCGCCGCCGAGGTGGCTCGGAAGTCCGGGGACGTGGCCCTCGAGTTCTTCCGCCGAGGCGTCACCGTGGACATCAAGGGAGACGGCACCCCCGTCACCGTGGCCGACCGCACCTCCGAGCAGACGGCTCGCGACTGGATCGAGGCGCGCTTCCCCCAGGACGGCATTCTCGGCGAGGAGTTCGGGGAAACACGGCCCGGCGCCCGGCGCCGGTGGATCCTCGATCCCATCGACGGGACCAAGACGTTCATCCGCGGCGTGCCGCTGTGGGGCACGCTGGTGGCCGTGGCCGAGGGCGAGCGCATCCTCGCGGGCGCCGCGTACTTCCCGGCCGTGAATGATCTGCTGGTGGCTGCTCCCGGCGCTGGCTGCTTCTGGAATGACAAGCGCACCCAGGTGTCCTCCGTGGCCCAGCTCTCCCAGGCGGTGGTGCTGTCCACGGACGAGCGCTTCCTCCAGTTCCCCGAGCGGGGCAAGGCGTGGCGGGAACTCGCCGCCAAGGTGTCCATGGATCGCACGTGGGGCGATTGCTACGGCTACCTGCTCGTGGCCACCGGTCGTGCCGAGGTGATGGTGGACGAGCTGCTCTCGCCCTGGGACGCGGCGGCGCTGCAGCCCATTATCGAGGAGGCTGGGGGCGTCTTTACCGACTGGGCGGGGGCGCGCACCTCGTTCGGTGGCAATGGCATCGCGACCAACGCGGCGCTCTCCTCCCAGGTGCGTGAGCTGCTGGGCGCGAACAAGAGGGCCTGA
- the hisF gene encoding imidazole glycerol phosphate synthase subunit HisF has protein sequence MLTRRLIVCLDMKGGRVVKGVQFEGLRDVGDPVELATRYEAAGADEITFLDISATADERETLWDVVQRTAERLFIPLTVGGGVRTVDDVGRALRAGADKVSINSAAVTNPELLTACAERFGAQCVVASIDARREGTGWRVYTRGGRTPTDLEAVAWARECVKRGAGEILLTSIDRDGARSGYDLELTRAVAEGVDVPVIASGGAGNAQHVRDALTEGRADAALVAGILHDGLTTVGAIKSLLQTSGLKIRSVA, from the coding sequence ATGCTGACGCGACGGCTGATCGTCTGCCTCGACATGAAGGGCGGGCGCGTGGTCAAGGGCGTCCAGTTCGAGGGGCTGCGCGACGTGGGCGACCCGGTGGAGCTGGCCACGCGCTACGAGGCGGCGGGAGCGGACGAGATCACCTTCCTGGACATCTCCGCGACCGCCGATGAGCGCGAGACACTCTGGGACGTCGTCCAACGCACCGCCGAGCGCCTCTTCATCCCCCTCACCGTGGGCGGCGGGGTGCGCACGGTGGACGACGTGGGCCGCGCCCTGCGCGCCGGCGCGGACAAGGTGAGCATCAACTCGGCGGCGGTGACGAACCCCGAGCTGCTCACCGCGTGCGCCGAGCGCTTCGGCGCCCAGTGCGTAGTGGCCAGCATCGACGCGCGGCGCGAGGGCACCGGCTGGCGCGTCTACACGCGTGGAGGTCGCACCCCCACGGACCTGGAGGCCGTGGCCTGGGCCCGCGAGTGTGTGAAACGCGGCGCCGGGGAGATCCTCCTCACGAGCATCGATCGCGACGGGGCTCGTTCGGGGTATGACCTGGAGCTGACGCGGGCCGTCGCCGAGGGGGTGGACGTCCCGGTCATCGCCTCGGGGGGAGCGGGGAACGCACAGCACGTGCGCGACGCGCTCACGGAGGGCAGGGCGGACGCGGCACTGGTGGCCGGCATCCTTCATGACGGCCTCACCACCGTCGGGGCGATCAAGTCGCTGCTCCAAACGAGCGGCCTGAAGATCAGGAGCGTCGCATGA
- a CDS encoding imidazoleglycerol-phosphate dehydratase, with product MTVVTRETKETQIRVELVRGKGVAEVDTGLKFFDHMLGTFARYAGLDMKLHARGDLRHHIMEDVAIAVGTAVYQVIPPTAARYGERTIPMDDALVHAAIDTCGRFYYRGPLRNKLYNHWMRSFCEHAKVTLHVRILRGKDSHHVTEAAFKAVGLALRDAMVDSGTVFSTKGSVALEVK from the coding sequence ATGACGGTCGTGACTCGAGAGACGAAGGAGACGCAGATTCGCGTCGAATTGGTGCGCGGCAAGGGTGTCGCCGAGGTGGACACCGGCCTGAAGTTCTTCGACCACATGCTGGGAACCTTCGCCCGCTACGCTGGCCTGGACATGAAGCTTCACGCGCGCGGGGACCTGCGCCACCACATCATGGAGGACGTCGCCATCGCCGTGGGCACCGCCGTGTACCAGGTGATTCCGCCCACCGCCGCCCGATACGGCGAGCGCACCATCCCCATGGACGATGCGCTGGTGCATGCGGCCATCGACACCTGCGGGCGCTTCTATTACCGCGGCCCGCTGCGCAACAAGCTCTACAACCACTGGATGCGCTCCTTCTGCGAGCACGCCAAGGTGACGCTCCACGTGCGCATCCTCCGGGGCAAGGACAGCCACCATGTCACCGAAGCCGCCTTCAAGGCCGTGGGCCTGGCGCTGCGAGACGCCATGGTGGACTCAGGCACCGTGTTCAGCACCAAGGGCTCGGTCGCCCTGGAGGTGAAGTGA
- a CDS encoding 1-(5-phosphoribosyl)-5-[(5-phosphoribosylamino)methylideneamino] imidazole-4-carboxamide isomerase — translation MIAIPAIDLREGACVQLVGGSYDAEKVRVKDPIDALKRWRGFGFSTFHVVDLDAALGKGSNMEVITRLLGHEPGITFTVGGGVRETARVEAVLASGASYAVVGTRAIEDTAWLSEMASRFPGRVVVAADVKGREVVTRGWTAGSARDVADVLAVLDPLPLGGLLVTAVHKEGQMGGVDLPLMQEVVRGCRHRVYASGGVTTLEDLRALAEAGAYGAVIGMALYTGTLDAATVAREFA, via the coding sequence GTGATCGCCATCCCAGCCATCGACTTGCGCGAGGGCGCCTGTGTACAGCTCGTGGGCGGCTCGTATGACGCCGAGAAGGTGCGGGTAAAGGATCCGATCGACGCCCTGAAGCGCTGGCGCGGCTTCGGTTTCAGCACCTTCCACGTGGTGGATCTCGACGCGGCGCTGGGCAAGGGCTCCAACATGGAGGTCATCACCCGGCTGCTGGGGCACGAGCCAGGCATCACCTTCACGGTGGGCGGAGGCGTACGCGAGACGGCCCGGGTGGAGGCAGTGCTCGCCAGCGGCGCCTCGTACGCCGTCGTGGGCACGCGCGCCATCGAGGACACCGCGTGGCTCTCCGAGATGGCGAGCCGCTTCCCTGGCCGCGTGGTGGTGGCCGCGGACGTGAAGGGCCGCGAGGTGGTGACGCGCGGCTGGACCGCTGGCAGCGCCCGGGACGTGGCCGACGTGCTGGCTGTCCTGGACCCGCTGCCCCTGGGAGGGCTGCTCGTCACCGCCGTCCACAAGGAGGGACAGATGGGAGGCGTGGACCTGCCGCTGATGCAGGAGGTGGTGCGAGGCTGCCGACACCGCGTGTACGCCTCGGGCGGCGTCACCACCCTGGAGGACCTGCGCGCCCTGGCGGAAGCCGGGGCCTATGGCGCCGTTATCGGCATGGCGCTCTACACCGGCACACTGGATGCGGCCACGGTCGCACGGGAGTTCGCATGA
- the hisH gene encoding imidazole glycerol phosphate synthase subunit HisH: MRRVTLFDYGAGNLHSLAKAIATVVGADVRVQTDPVKALDTDVLVLPGVGAFGAAAARMEPGRQKMRQALENGLPCLGICLGMQLLFEGSDEGEGQGLGVFKGRVTRLRARHVPHIGWNSVDEDAAVQGTKLDTVYYAHSFVCRAEEPEVVVGWTTHEEDRFPASVRRGKVLGVQFHPEKSSTAGVAFVQAFLKEVAP; this comes from the coding sequence GTGAGGAGAGTGACCCTGTTCGACTATGGCGCGGGCAACCTGCACTCGCTGGCCAAGGCAATCGCCACGGTGGTGGGCGCGGACGTGCGCGTGCAGACTGACCCGGTGAAGGCACTGGACACGGACGTCCTCGTGCTGCCCGGTGTGGGCGCGTTCGGCGCCGCGGCGGCCCGGATGGAGCCCGGTCGCCAGAAGATGCGCCAGGCTCTGGAGAATGGACTGCCGTGTCTCGGCATCTGCCTGGGCATGCAACTGCTCTTCGAGGGCAGCGACGAGGGCGAGGGCCAGGGGCTCGGCGTCTTCAAGGGACGGGTGACGCGGCTGCGTGCCAGGCATGTGCCCCATATCGGCTGGAACTCCGTGGACGAGGACGCCGCCGTGCAGGGCACGAAGCTGGACACCGTCTACTACGCGCACAGCTTCGTCTGCCGCGCCGAGGAGCCCGAGGTGGTGGTGGGCTGGACCACCCATGAAGAGGACCGTTTCCCCGCCTCGGTGCGGCGCGGCAAGGTGCTCGGGGTGCAGTTCCACCCGGAGAAGAGCTCCACCGCCGGCGTCGCCTTCGTGCAGGCGTTCCTCAAGGAGGTGGCGCCGTGA
- a CDS encoding pyridoxal phosphate-dependent aminotransferase: MIRTRPSYRDISLYAPPVVPCRVDLSDNTNLFGMPPAAERALRDAATSTVTRYPISYAPDLKQALSAYTGFEPSWLTTGCGSDDLIDCALRAFLEPGERIAVPDPSFSMMGYFAKVNGLHFTPVPLRPDFDIDVDAMLATGSRLLYVCSPNNPTSTVASRAALERLVDAAPGIVLVDEAYVEFASSSNVDLVRSRPNVLVTRTLSKAFGLAGMRVGYAIGRPELVAEVEKARGPYKHSGIAERMAIAALTEDVAWMKARAEEAKANRQRMAEALKAQGLEPMPSEANFLFVPLPDAPRIASRMRELDVNVRAFQGLTGVGDALRIGCGPWPMMEAALQALREARR; the protein is encoded by the coding sequence ATGATCCGCACCCGACCCTCCTACCGGGACATCTCGCTCTATGCTCCGCCCGTGGTGCCGTGCCGTGTCGACCTGAGCGACAACACCAACCTCTTCGGCATGCCCCCGGCCGCCGAGCGCGCCCTTCGCGACGCCGCCACCTCCACCGTCACCCGGTACCCGATCAGTTACGCGCCGGACCTCAAGCAGGCGCTCTCCGCGTACACGGGCTTCGAGCCCTCCTGGCTGACCACGGGCTGCGGCTCGGATGATCTCATCGACTGTGCCTTGCGCGCCTTTCTGGAGCCCGGCGAGCGCATCGCCGTGCCGGATCCTTCCTTCTCGATGATGGGCTACTTCGCGAAGGTGAACGGCCTGCATTTCACCCCAGTGCCGCTCCGCCCAGACTTCGACATCGACGTCGATGCGATGCTCGCCACGGGCTCCCGGCTCCTCTACGTGTGCTCACCCAACAACCCCACCAGCACGGTGGCCTCGCGCGCCGCCCTGGAGCGGTTGGTGGACGCGGCCCCCGGCATCGTCCTCGTGGATGAGGCGTATGTGGAGTTCGCCAGCTCCAGCAACGTGGACCTGGTGCGCTCGCGGCCCAACGTGCTCGTCACCCGGACGCTCTCCAAGGCGTTTGGCCTGGCGGGCATGCGCGTGGGCTATGCGATCGGGCGTCCCGAGCTGGTGGCCGAGGTGGAGAAGGCGCGCGGCCCGTACAAGCACAGCGGCATCGCCGAGCGCATGGCCATCGCCGCCCTCACCGAGGATGTCGCTTGGATGAAGGCGCGCGCCGAGGAGGCGAAGGCGAATCGCCAGCGGATGGCGGAGGCACTGAAGGCACAGGGCCTCGAGCCCATGCCGTCCGAGGCCAATTTCCTCTTCGTCCCGCTGCCAGACGCGCCTCGGATCGCGTCGCGCATGCGGGAGCTGGATGTGAACGTCCGGGCATTCCAAGGCTTGACCGGGGTAGGGGATGCGCTCCGAATCGGCTGTGGACCCTGGCCCATGATGGAGGCGGCGCTCCAGGCGCTGCGGGAGGCACGGCGGTGA
- the hisD gene encoding histidinol dehydrogenase, with protein MSADALKYRGPLAALSTEDRRRLLDRSGQSDAQVASRTRDIIERVRRDGDRALLEMAREFDRATLTAVEVPRSRWEAALASLDPKVRHALERAARNISKAHAAQRPHATEVETEPGVVVGRRPDPLGRVGVYAPGGRAVYPSSVLMGVVPAKVAGVGEVIVCSPPGPDGLPAAGVLAAAALAGADRVFALGGAGAVAAMAYGTQSVPRVDRIVGPGNAYVAAAKLQVVDAVAIDAPAGPSEILVVADGSANPEAVAREMLAQAEHDPDACCVTLAVGSALAEAVASAVERAAARAQRREIVATALRERGAVLSVGSLDEAWPFVSDFAPEHLLIATAAPQEHLSLVRNCGTVFLGERASVAFGDYMTGANHVLPTAGLGHAYSGLSVLDFYRWTTYQRVDRDAAARLADDVGALADSEGLFAHAEAARAWRNP; from the coding sequence GTGAGCGCCGACGCCCTCAAGTACCGCGGCCCCCTGGCCGCCCTGTCCACCGAGGACCGACGTCGCCTCCTGGACCGCTCGGGCCAGTCCGACGCCCAGGTTGCCTCCCGCACTCGCGACATCATCGAGCGTGTCCGCCGTGACGGGGACCGGGCGCTCCTGGAGATGGCACGAGAGTTCGACCGTGCCACCCTTACCGCCGTGGAGGTGCCTCGGTCCCGCTGGGAGGCGGCGCTCGCCTCGCTCGATCCGAAGGTGCGCCACGCCTTGGAGCGCGCCGCTCGTAACATCTCCAAGGCGCACGCCGCTCAGCGCCCCCACGCCACCGAGGTGGAGACCGAGCCTGGTGTCGTCGTGGGTCGGCGGCCCGATCCGCTCGGACGCGTGGGCGTATACGCACCAGGTGGCCGGGCCGTGTACCCCAGCAGCGTGCTCATGGGCGTGGTGCCGGCGAAGGTGGCCGGAGTAGGGGAGGTCATCGTCTGCTCGCCTCCAGGGCCGGATGGGCTGCCCGCGGCGGGTGTCCTCGCGGCGGCGGCGCTCGCGGGCGCGGACCGAGTCTTCGCCCTGGGCGGAGCGGGCGCCGTGGCGGCCATGGCCTATGGCACCCAGAGCGTGCCGCGCGTGGATCGCATCGTCGGCCCCGGCAATGCCTATGTCGCCGCGGCCAAGCTCCAGGTGGTGGACGCCGTCGCCATCGACGCGCCGGCCGGGCCCAGTGAGATCCTCGTCGTCGCCGACGGATCGGCGAATCCAGAGGCCGTGGCCCGCGAAATGCTCGCCCAGGCCGAGCACGATCCGGACGCCTGCTGTGTGACGCTCGCGGTGGGCTCCGCGCTGGCCGAAGCCGTGGCCTCGGCGGTGGAGCGCGCGGCGGCCCGGGCTCAACGCCGGGAGATCGTTGCTACCGCCCTGCGCGAGCGCGGCGCCGTGCTCAGTGTGGGCTCTCTGGACGAGGCGTGGCCCTTCGTCTCGGACTTCGCGCCCGAACATCTGCTGATTGCCACCGCCGCACCCCAGGAGCACCTCTCCCTCGTGCGCAACTGTGGCACCGTGTTCCTCGGCGAGCGCGCCTCCGTGGCCTTCGGTGACTACATGACGGGCGCCAACCACGTGCTTCCTACCGCGGGCCTGGGGCACGCCTACTCGGGGCTGTCCGTGCTCGACTTCTACCGGTGGACGACCTACCAGCGCGTGGACCGGGACGCGGCGGCGCGGCTCGCCGATGACGTGGGCGCCCTGGCCGACAGTGAGGGCCTCTTCGCTCACGCCGAAGCCGCCCGGGCCTGGAGGAATCCATGA
- the hisG gene encoding ATP phosphoribosyltransferase encodes MLKIALPNKGRLSEEVRELFNDAGLEVRVRGERALTASLGGEFEAIFVRAQDIPEFVADGAAQAGVTGWDLVNEAGRELDLLMDLEFGKCRLVVAAREESGITSADDVKNGMRVASCFPRLTQEFFEKRGQQVTVVPVSGAAEIAPHLGIADIVVDLTSTGSTLKMNGLREVVTVLESSARLVASKSNTPEAARKLEELKQALGSVLAARGKRYLMANVPRKALSGVREVLPGLNGPTVVDILNSDYVAVHAVVPAKTIYRTINALKALGCEGILVTRIERLMP; translated from the coding sequence ATGCTGAAGATCGCCCTCCCCAACAAAGGTCGCCTCTCCGAAGAGGTTCGTGAGCTGTTCAATGACGCCGGACTCGAGGTCCGCGTCCGTGGCGAGCGGGCGCTCACTGCCTCCCTCGGCGGTGAATTCGAAGCCATCTTCGTCCGCGCTCAGGACATCCCCGAGTTCGTCGCCGATGGCGCCGCCCAGGCCGGCGTCACCGGATGGGACCTGGTCAACGAGGCCGGCCGTGAGCTGGACCTCCTGATGGACCTGGAGTTCGGTAAGTGCCGACTCGTCGTCGCCGCCCGTGAGGAGAGCGGCATCACCTCCGCCGACGATGTGAAGAATGGGATGCGCGTGGCCTCCTGCTTCCCCCGGCTCACCCAGGAGTTCTTCGAGAAGCGGGGGCAGCAGGTCACCGTGGTGCCCGTGTCCGGAGCGGCGGAGATTGCTCCCCACCTGGGCATCGCGGACATCGTCGTGGACCTGACCTCCACGGGCTCCACCCTCAAGATGAACGGTCTGCGCGAAGTGGTCACCGTGCTGGAGTCCAGCGCCCGGTTGGTGGCCAGCAAGAGCAACACCCCAGAGGCCGCTCGCAAGTTGGAGGAGCTGAAGCAGGCGCTGGGCTCGGTGCTCGCCGCTCGGGGCAAGCGCTACCTGATGGCCAACGTGCCTCGGAAGGCGCTCTCCGGCGTACGGGAAGTGCTCCCCGGACTGAATGGCCCCACGGTCGTGGACATCCTGAACAGTGACTACGTCGCCGTGCATGCCGTCGTCCCCGCCAAGACCATCTACCGCACCATCAACGCCCTGAAGGCCCTGGGCTGCGAGGGTATCCTCGTCACCCGCATCGAGAGGTTGATGCCGTGA